One genomic region from Penaeus monodon isolate SGIC_2016 chromosome 24, NSTDA_Pmon_1, whole genome shotgun sequence encodes:
- the LOC119588912 gene encoding LOW QUALITY PROTEIN: delta-1-pyrroline-5-carboxylate synthase-like (The sequence of the model RefSeq protein was modified relative to this genomic sequence to represent the inferred CDS: inserted 1 base in 1 codon; deleted 2 bases in 2 codons), whose protein sequence is MPLVWGQSANLTSRSRVTHTIKTENITRQSARLYILPGESQSTASVPQTVTEDDAPTPTSATRSHATRASASDKGTASSPHSGRRTASSSPGEEGCLHAIHLDMIFQPGTRNLPPGPLQRGTSVVICNGLAQGAIKGIVHGRKIGTFFTTSNSVGLEVEVLAKNARRGGRILQSLNPEDRASAIMTLAELLETRQADILVANQRDLEEAEKTGLSSALKSRLRLTPAKLNNLADGLRQIASDSHDMVGRVLSKTLIAEGIELRKVTVPIGVLLVIFESRPDCLPQVAALAMATGNGLLLKGGKEAAHSNQALIELVKEALGTVGVAGAISMVTKRDDISDLLQLEEFIDLVIPRGSSDLVRTIQEQSQSIPVLGHAEGICHVYIDKDADLEKAVKAVRDAKCDYPSACNAMETLLIHEEIFKNSDLFTSVCQSLQREGVRINAGPRLSKMLTFGPPVAKSFKVEFSDLECIIELVSDMDEAINHIHRYGSSHTDVIVTEDEAAADRFLNSVDSACVFHNVSSRFADGYRLGLGAEVGISTARIHARGPVGMEGLLTTKWLLKGTYGVASDFTEGRRNFIHKKLPVETXFDLDSIHVEHESAPAVTSTYHG, encoded by the exons ATGCCCCTAGTATGGGGTCAGTCCGCGAACCTTACATCACGAAGCCGAGTGACACACACGATAAAGACAGAAAACATCACCAGACAGAGCGCCCGCCTTTACATTCTGCCCGGCGAATCACAGTCCACGGCGTCAGTGCCCCAGACCGTGACGGAGGATGATGCGCCAACTCCCACATCCGCGACCCGCTCCCATGCCACGCGCGCCTCGGCCTCAGATAAGGGCACGGCCTCCTCACCTCATTCCGGACGTCGTACGGCATCTTCAAGCCCCGGCGAGGAGGGCTGTCTTCATGCAATTCACTTGGATATGATTTTCCAGCCTGGAAC TCGGAACCTGCCGCCGGGCCCCTTGCAACGAGGCACCTCCGTGGTTATCTGCAACGGCCTGGCCCAAGGCGCCATCAAGGGGATTGTCCACGGCCGCAAGATCGGGACTTTCTTCACAACCAGCAACAGCGTTGGCCTGGAGGTCGAGGTCTTGGCCAAGAACGCTCGTCGAGGAGGCCGGATCCTCCAGTCCCTAAACCCGGAGGACCGAGCCTCTGCCATTATGACTCTGGCCGAACTTCTGGAAACAAGGCAGGCAGACATCTTGGTTGCCAACCAGAGGGACCTCGAGGAGGCTGAAAAGACGGGCCTTTCCTCAGCCCTGAAGTCACGCCTGCGTCTGACGCCAGCCAAGCTCAACAACCTCGCTGACGGTTTGCGTCAAATCGCCAGTGATTCCCACGACATGGTGGGCCGCGTCCTCTCAAAGACCCTCATCGCCGAAGGCATCGAGCTCCGCAAGGTGACGGTTCCCATCGGCGTTCTGCTCGTGATCTTCGAGTCCCGCCCTGACTGCCTCCCCCAGGTGGCGGCCTTGGCCATGGCGACGGGCAACGGGCTGCTACTCAAGGGTGGCAAAGAGGCTGCGCACAGCAACCAGGCTCTGATAGAGCTGGTGAAGGAGGCTCTGGGAACCGTCGGCGTTGCAGGGGCCATCTCCATGGTGACGAAACGCGATGACATCTCAGACCTGCTGCAGCTGGAGGAGTTCATCGACCTTGTCATCCCTCGTGGATCCTCCGACCTCGTCCGAACCATCCAGGAACAGTCGCAGTCCATCCCGGTCCTCGGTCACGCTGAAGGAATCTGCCACGTCTACATTGACAAAGATGCCGACCTAGAGAAGGCTGTGAA GGCAGTTCGCGACGCCAAGTGCGACTATCCCTCCGCCTGCAACGCCATGGAGACGCTGCTCATTCATGAGGAGATCTTCAAGAACTCGGACCTGTTCACCAGCGTATGTCAGTCGCTGCAGCGGGAGGGCGTCCGGATCAACGCCGGGCCAAGGCTCTCTAAAATGCTCACCTTCGGCCCGCCCGTCGCCAAGTCTTTCAA GGTTGAATTCAGCGACCTGGAGTGCATCATCGAGTTAGTGTCGGACATGGACGAGGCGATCAACCACATCCACCGCTATGGCTCCTCGCACACGGACGTC ATCGTCACCGAGGACGAGGCGGCCGCTGACCGCTTCCTCAACTCCGTCGACTCTGCCTGTGTCTTCCACAATGTCTCTTCCCGTTTCGCCGATGGGTACCGCCTCGGGCTCGGCGCCGAGGTGGGCATCAGCACCGCCCGCATCCACGCCCGCGGCCCCGTCGGCATGGAGGGTCTCCTCACAACCAAGTGGCTCCTTAAGGGCACCTACGGAGTGGCCTCCGAT TTCACCGAGGGACGCAGGAACTTTATCCACAAGAAGCTTCCAGTCGAGA GCTTCGACCTCGACAGCATCCACGTCGAGCACGAGAGTGCCCCAGCAGTGACATCCACTTATCATGGATAA